Proteins found in one Salinimonas lutimaris genomic segment:
- a CDS encoding acetyl/propionyl/methylcrotonyl-CoA carboxylase subunit alpha gives MITKLLIANRGEIACRVIRTARQLGISTVAVYSDADVNALHVSMADEAVRIGPAPSKDSYLQADRILQAAKQLGVNAIHPGYGFLSENAAFAEACEDAGIRFIGPGAAAIRAMGSKSAAKHIMEQAGVPLVPGYHGDDQSPKTLKQHADNMGYPVLLKAAAGGGGKGMRQVWSEQEFSHALDAAKREAMASFGDDIMLVEKYLTAPRHVEIQVFCDTHGNGVYLFERDCSVQRRHQKIIEEAPAPGMTDALRKQMGEAALKAAQAIDYVGAGTVEFLLDEDGRFYFMEMNTRLQVEHPVTEKISGEDLVDWQIQVANGLPLPKTQDELRLTGHAFEARLYAEDPDHDFLPATGTLRLLQPPQTSTHVRVDTGVIQGDEVSVYYDPMIAKLIVWDTDRDRALQRLLAALRDYHVAGVTTNLEFLYNVAASRPFQQAELVTTFIEKHHDMLFSPAIDEDQTQRLALAALLILLNRQQARQPANPEVPPSPWSLPLAWRANYVHKEQLTLSLQDTLHTVDVLHSGSTEQPGQWTLHIGDNVVQVSGHIEAHTLHARLDDYQQRINWSQDSHRLTLFTATGACHVEHHQPDLGDMDDAATDSDFAAPMNGTMVDVLVTPGTPVTKGTPLLVMEAMKMEHSIVAPADGTVVEFFFQPGDLVDGGARLLEFSRDE, from the coding sequence ATGATCACTAAACTTTTAATTGCTAACCGGGGCGAGATTGCGTGCCGGGTGATTCGTACTGCACGCCAGCTGGGTATCAGCACGGTGGCGGTGTATTCAGATGCCGATGTCAATGCGCTACATGTCAGCATGGCCGACGAAGCGGTCAGAATCGGGCCGGCTCCTTCCAAAGACAGTTATCTGCAAGCCGACCGCATTTTACAGGCAGCCAAACAACTGGGGGTGAATGCGATTCACCCCGGCTATGGCTTTTTATCTGAAAATGCCGCGTTTGCCGAAGCGTGTGAAGACGCCGGCATTCGTTTTATCGGTCCTGGCGCAGCGGCAATCCGGGCAATGGGATCTAAATCTGCGGCCAAACATATCATGGAGCAGGCCGGTGTGCCTCTGGTGCCCGGCTATCACGGTGATGATCAGTCGCCAAAAACGTTGAAGCAGCATGCCGATAACATGGGTTACCCGGTACTGCTGAAAGCCGCTGCCGGCGGCGGTGGCAAAGGCATGCGTCAGGTATGGTCGGAACAGGAGTTCAGCCATGCGCTGGATGCTGCAAAACGCGAGGCAATGGCCAGCTTTGGTGACGATATCATGCTGGTGGAAAAGTATTTAACCGCGCCCCGCCATGTGGAAATTCAGGTGTTTTGCGATACCCACGGCAATGGGGTGTATCTGTTTGAACGGGACTGTTCCGTGCAGCGCCGCCATCAGAAAATTATTGAGGAAGCCCCGGCCCCGGGTATGACTGACGCCCTGCGTAAACAAATGGGTGAAGCTGCGCTTAAAGCGGCGCAGGCGATCGATTATGTGGGCGCCGGTACCGTTGAGTTTTTGCTGGATGAAGACGGCCGTTTCTATTTTATGGAGATGAACACCCGGCTGCAGGTTGAACACCCGGTGACCGAGAAAATCAGTGGCGAAGATCTGGTGGACTGGCAGATACAGGTCGCCAATGGCCTGCCTCTGCCTAAAACCCAGGATGAACTGCGTTTAACCGGCCATGCCTTTGAGGCCAGACTGTACGCCGAAGACCCGGACCATGACTTTTTGCCCGCAACCGGCACACTGCGCTTATTACAGCCACCGCAGACATCTACGCATGTCCGGGTGGATACCGGCGTGATTCAGGGGGATGAAGTGTCGGTTTACTACGACCCCATGATCGCCAAACTGATTGTGTGGGACACTGACCGGGATCGCGCCCTGCAACGACTGCTGGCGGCTCTGCGCGATTATCATGTGGCCGGCGTCACCACCAATCTGGAATTTTTGTACAATGTGGCAGCAAGCCGCCCGTTCCAGCAAGCCGAGTTGGTCACCACCTTCATTGAAAAGCATCATGACATGTTGTTCAGCCCGGCCATCGACGAGGATCAGACCCAGCGTCTGGCCCTGGCAGCCTTGCTGATTTTACTCAACCGCCAGCAAGCCCGGCAACCGGCCAATCCTGAAGTACCGCCTTCACCCTGGTCGCTGCCGCTGGCCTGGCGGGCCAATTATGTTCATAAAGAACAATTAACTCTGTCGCTACAGGACACCCTGCACACAGTGGATGTCCTGCACAGCGGCAGTACTGAGCAGCCCGGTCAGTGGACCCTGCATATTGGTGATAACGTGGTACAGGTCAGTGGACATATTGAAGCCCATACCCTGCATGCGCGCCTGGACGACTATCAGCAGCGGATAAACTGGAGTCAGGACAGTCACCGCCTGACGTTGTTTACCGCCACCGGTGCCTGTCATGTTGAGCATCATCAGCCGGATTTGGGGGATATGGATGACGCCGCAACCGACAGCGACTTTGCCGCTCCGATGAACGGGACCATGGTAGATGTGCTGGTAACGCCCGGCACGCCGGTAACCAAAGGCACCCCATTACTGGTGATGGAAGCGATGAAGATGGAGCACAGTATTGTGGCACCGGCCGACGGTACGGTCGTGGAGTTTTTCTTCCAGCCTGGCGATCTGGTTGATGGCGGGGCCCGGCTGCTGGAGTTCAGTCGTGATGAATAA
- a CDS encoding hydroxymethylglutaryl-CoA lyase, giving the protein MNNFPEQVTLVEVGPRDGLQNEKHPVTTQTKIELVERLAEAGLTKIETGSFVSPKWVPQMADSGDVFAGIQRNPVVTYSALTPNHKGFELAMAAGADEVAIFGAASQSFSQKNINCSIEESLERFAPVLDAALAHGKRVRGYVSCVLGCPYEGYIAPEQVARVSKLMLDMGCYEISLGDTIGTGTPVKTRAMLDAVMTQIPASRLAVHFHDTYGQALANLTMALGCGIQVIDSAVAGLGGCPYAKGASGNVATEDVLYMLDGMGIRTGVNMDRLLDTSRFISQTLGRPPVSKAANALLAAR; this is encoded by the coding sequence ATGAATAACTTTCCTGAACAGGTCACGCTGGTTGAGGTGGGTCCCCGTGACGGGCTGCAAAATGAAAAACACCCCGTCACCACCCAAACCAAAATTGAACTGGTTGAACGCCTGGCCGAAGCTGGTCTGACAAAAATTGAAACCGGCAGTTTTGTATCGCCTAAATGGGTGCCGCAAATGGCCGACTCCGGCGATGTTTTTGCCGGTATTCAGCGCAACCCGGTTGTCACCTACTCGGCCCTGACACCTAACCACAAAGGATTTGAACTGGCGATGGCGGCAGGCGCCGATGAAGTGGCGATTTTTGGCGCGGCGTCCCAGTCATTCAGCCAGAAGAATATTAACTGCAGCATTGAGGAAAGCCTGGAGCGATTTGCACCTGTGCTTGATGCAGCCCTTGCTCACGGAAAGCGGGTACGCGGGTATGTATCTTGTGTGCTGGGGTGTCCGTACGAAGGATATATTGCGCCGGAGCAGGTGGCCAGGGTCAGTAAGCTAATGCTGGACATGGGCTGCTATGAAATATCGCTGGGTGACACTATTGGTACCGGCACCCCGGTGAAAACCCGCGCCATGCTTGATGCAGTTATGACCCAGATTCCGGCCTCCCGTCTGGCGGTTCATTTTCATGATACCTATGGACAGGCACTGGCCAATCTGACCATGGCACTTGGCTGCGGTATTCAGGTGATTGACAGTGCCGTTGCCGGACTGGGTGGTTGCCCGTACGCCAAAGGAGCCAGTGGCAATGTAGCCACCGAAGATGTGTTGTACATGCTCGATGGCATGGGAATTCGTACCGGGGTCAATATGGACCGTCTGCTTGATACTTCCCGGTTTATCAGTCAGACGCTGGGGCGCCCGCCGGTATCTAAAGCCGCCAATGCCCTGCTGGCGGCCAGATAA
- a CDS encoding PepSY-associated TM helix domain-containing protein, which yields MNWRKLSRRLHLWLGASLGALLVVFALTGSALVFYNELDTGLHPRLSATTPVSQINWDKALASLHRSYPDKPGPWRLEVTPEQRFIPVRYYNPPEKQGQGFAPLMAWLDAGSGEVLRQSYWGNYLVTWLFNLHFQLLSGDTGQLIAGYFGLLSLLVLLSGLLAWWPRKGQWIRAFQTRRRASRMGILYDVHKLTGLVFIAPLMILLSTGAMLALPVQTKALLHTVSGPDSTAPAPVVSAPVGPVQVPLSRAIEVARQALPGARLAWIHTPAKDGQPGYYRFRFQVAGDPSRRFPHSQVFVSTRTPSVIQVSDYRQQNLTATVLNWLHSLHAGSALGVTGRVLWVLSGLACALLFVLGVYRWRLRRTGGQQRGSSIRKSRKAAGG from the coding sequence GTGAACTGGCGTAAATTATCCCGCCGCCTGCATCTGTGGCTGGGCGCATCACTTGGTGCGCTGCTGGTGGTGTTTGCCCTGACCGGTTCTGCACTGGTTTTTTATAATGAACTGGATACCGGTTTGCATCCGCGTTTGTCCGCGACCACACCGGTCAGTCAGATTAACTGGGACAAGGCGCTGGCATCGCTTCACCGGTCCTATCCGGATAAACCCGGTCCGTGGCGGCTGGAAGTGACTCCCGAACAGCGCTTTATACCTGTGCGGTACTATAACCCGCCGGAAAAACAAGGGCAGGGTTTTGCGCCGCTGATGGCCTGGCTGGATGCCGGCAGCGGTGAAGTATTACGCCAGAGTTACTGGGGAAATTACCTGGTGACCTGGTTGTTTAACCTGCATTTTCAGTTACTCAGTGGTGACACCGGGCAGCTGATTGCCGGTTATTTCGGGTTGCTCAGTTTGTTGGTGCTGCTCAGCGGCCTACTTGCCTGGTGGCCGCGCAAAGGGCAGTGGATAAGAGCATTTCAGACCCGACGGCGGGCCAGCAGAATGGGCATTTTATATGATGTTCATAAGCTGACCGGGCTGGTTTTTATCGCCCCGCTGATGATTTTGCTGAGCACCGGGGCCATGCTTGCCTTACCCGTGCAGACCAAAGCGTTGTTACATACTGTGAGCGGACCTGATAGCACAGCGCCCGCGCCGGTGGTGTCGGCGCCGGTAGGGCCGGTGCAGGTGCCGCTATCCAGAGCGATTGAAGTGGCCAGGCAAGCCCTTCCCGGTGCCCGGCTCGCCTGGATTCACACGCCGGCAAAAGATGGCCAGCCCGGTTACTATCGTTTCCGGTTTCAGGTTGCAGGAGATCCGTCCCGCCGGTTTCCCCATTCTCAGGTATTTGTCAGTACGCGCACGCCGTCGGTCATTCAGGTTAGCGATTATCGTCAGCAGAACCTCACCGCCACAGTGCTGAACTGGCTGCACAGTTTGCATGCCGGCAGTGCACTGGGTGTTACCGGCAGGGTGTTATGGGTATTGTCAGGCCTTGCCTGTGCGCTGTTGTTTGTACTGGGGGTTTACCGCTGGCGCCTGCGACGTACCGGCGGTCAGCAGCGTGGAAGTAGCATAAGAAAAAGTAGAAAAGCAGCAGGCGGCTGA
- a CDS encoding MFS transporter — protein sequence MNNKQRLVASLAANKLADLLISAKTTLPALLITLGAPVWMISWLVPIRESGALLPQSVIGILLRSMSARHTIWRAGIVVQMAACLVIVAAALMFKNSTAGWLILAALVVLSLGRSACSLTVKDIEANIAAKGERGHLLGKASTASGVLTLMVAVPLVFFEQSMGLTIIVALVATATAALLLTLLILLPVTTYVDTAGVSGDTDNQTRFWQFDSVIYRFVLVRGLFVHSALVAPYFMLESQSGADELLPLYLAAQAAAAMLSSLIWGRLSDYSARRTLQLSGVIAVAACMGLLWFNSESIWVSGLLFFVLSVAHTGVRTGRKTYSLDVREGQSRTELVAFSNTAIGFILLAFGALYAVLPAMISFSVVYIMTAVLIVAIGLTVMLPKEK from the coding sequence ATGAATAACAAACAGCGTCTGGTTGCCAGCCTGGCTGCCAATAAGCTGGCAGATTTGCTTATCTCTGCCAAAACCACTTTACCGGCCTTACTTATCACGCTGGGCGCTCCGGTGTGGATGATAAGCTGGCTGGTACCTATCCGTGAATCCGGTGCGTTGCTACCACAAAGTGTCATTGGTATTTTGCTGCGCAGCATGTCGGCCCGGCATACGATCTGGCGTGCCGGCATTGTGGTGCAGATGGCCGCCTGTCTGGTGATAGTCGCCGCAGCGCTGATGTTTAAAAACAGTACTGCCGGCTGGCTTATTCTGGCTGCACTGGTAGTGCTGAGCCTGGGGCGCTCGGCCTGCTCACTGACCGTTAAGGATATAGAGGCGAATATTGCCGCTAAGGGCGAGCGGGGGCATTTACTGGGTAAAGCCTCTACGGCCTCTGGCGTGTTGACCCTGATGGTAGCAGTCCCGCTGGTGTTCTTTGAACAATCAATGGGGCTGACCATTATCGTTGCACTGGTAGCCACCGCCACTGCAGCCTTACTGCTTACCTTGCTGATTCTGCTGCCGGTCACTACCTATGTAGATACCGCCGGGGTGTCCGGCGACACAGATAACCAGACCCGCTTCTGGCAATTCGACAGCGTGATTTACCGGTTTGTACTGGTCCGCGGTTTATTTGTGCACTCGGCGCTGGTGGCACCTTATTTTATGCTTGAGAGCCAGTCAGGCGCGGATGAATTACTGCCGTTGTATCTGGCCGCTCAGGCTGCGGCGGCTATGCTGTCATCGCTGATCTGGGGGCGCTTGTCAGACTACAGCGCACGCCGCACCCTGCAACTGTCCGGTGTGATTGCGGTGGCAGCTTGTATGGGACTGCTGTGGTTTAACAGCGAAAGTATCTGGGTATCAGGGCTATTATTTTTTGTCCTGTCGGTAGCGCATACCGGCGTGCGCACCGGACGTAAAACCTACAGCCTGGATGTGCGTGAAGGACAAAGCCGCACAGAACTGGTGGCCTTCAGTAATACCGCCATCGGCTTTATATTATTGGCCTTTGGTGCATTATATGCGGTGCTGCCTGCCATGATCAGCTTCTCGGTAGTGTATATTATGACTGCGGTGCTGATTGTGGCTATCGGCCTGACCGTGATGCTGCCTAAAGAAAAATAA
- a CDS encoding SRPBCC family protein, which produces MGLLKKLVIAFGVVMAGIIAIGFSLPDDYEVKRSIVIEAAPEEIYPEVVNLKAWSSWGVWFQRDPNMQIEYGGPDRAIGMYTRWESDSQGDGEMEITELAHNRKVVYALRFPDYEMDSSGKIVLEQTPDGTRVTWLDSGEVGDNPVNRYIALMIDDMIGPDFETGLENLKTVVENKS; this is translated from the coding sequence ATGGGGTTACTGAAAAAGCTGGTTATTGCATTTGGCGTAGTGATGGCAGGCATTATTGCCATAGGGTTTAGTTTACCCGATGACTATGAAGTAAAGCGCAGTATAGTGATTGAGGCAGCCCCTGAAGAAATCTACCCTGAGGTGGTTAATCTGAAAGCCTGGTCCAGCTGGGGCGTATGGTTTCAGCGGGACCCGAATATGCAGATTGAATATGGCGGTCCGGACCGGGCCATTGGTATGTATACCCGGTGGGAGAGCGACAGTCAGGGCGATGGTGAGATGGAAATTACCGAACTGGCACATAATCGTAAAGTGGTTTATGCGTTACGCTTTCCTGACTATGAGATGGACTCCAGCGGCAAAATAGTGCTGGAGCAAACCCCGGACGGAACCCGGGTGACTTGGCTTGATAGCGGGGAGGTGGGGGATAACCCGGTCAACCGATACATCGCGCTGATGATAGACGACATGATAGGACCGGATTTTGAAACCGGACTGGAGAATCTCAAAACGGTGGTCGAAAATAAAAGCTGA
- a CDS encoding nucleoside hydrolase — protein MTSAQAKTPVIFDHDGGIDDILSLLLTLTMPQVEVKGVCITPADCYPDDALISSLKLLTLAGQTEVPVAVGNLVGPNPFPPEWRAQPRVCHAMPQMLRIEECRDNVQPVPAHEWLVDYLSHCTQKVTVVMTGPASNLAWVLKRHPQLASKIEQVIWMGGAVEVKGNVAMHDHDGSAEWNAYWDPQATYDLVHSDVSLLMVPLDATNALPVDRAFLQNLAKADTALSDLAGQLWAATTTAIPAYEFTYFLWDILATSILGLPAECYSVKERLLSVQTTTPSAGHTCIDDKGSLVRWVSEVDAQQVIEYVTEQFSGSLDKLKLAKC, from the coding sequence TGATGATATTTTATCATTACTTTTAACGCTAACCATGCCTCAGGTTGAGGTGAAAGGGGTATGTATTACGCCGGCCGACTGTTACCCGGATGACGCACTGATTTCCAGTCTGAAATTACTTACTCTGGCCGGGCAGACAGAAGTGCCGGTGGCAGTTGGTAATCTGGTCGGGCCGAATCCTTTTCCGCCAGAATGGCGGGCGCAGCCACGGGTTTGTCATGCCATGCCGCAAATGCTCAGAATAGAAGAATGCCGCGATAATGTGCAGCCGGTACCGGCCCACGAATGGCTGGTGGATTACTTAAGTCACTGCACACAAAAAGTAACTGTGGTGATGACCGGCCCGGCGTCTAATCTGGCCTGGGTGCTGAAGCGTCATCCCCAGCTTGCCAGCAAGATTGAGCAGGTGATCTGGATGGGCGGTGCCGTTGAGGTAAAAGGAAATGTGGCGATGCATGATCACGATGGCAGCGCAGAGTGGAATGCTTACTGGGATCCGCAAGCCACCTATGATCTTGTGCACAGCGATGTCAGTTTACTGATGGTGCCGCTGGATGCCACCAACGCCTTACCGGTAGACCGCGCATTTTTGCAAAACCTGGCAAAGGCTGATACCGCCCTGTCGGACTTAGCAGGACAGTTATGGGCGGCCACCACTACCGCGATACCTGCCTACGAGTTTACCTATTTTCTGTGGGACATTCTGGCCACCAGCATACTGGGGCTGCCGGCAGAATGTTACAGTGTTAAAGAGCGTTTACTCAGTGTGCAGACGACCACGCCCTCTGCCGGTCATACCTGTATTGACGATAAAGGCAGTCTGGTTCGCTGGGTGAGTGAGGTAGATGCTCAGCAAGTGATTGAATATGTTACCGAACAGTTTTCCGGATCGCTGGATAAGCTCAAGCTCGCTAAATGTTAA